The Chryseobacterium geocarposphaerae genome has a window encoding:
- a CDS encoding HesA/MoeB/ThiF family protein, whose product MKNEDVFARYSRQIFIEEIGLEGQRKIMNAKVLVIGAGGLGGSVIQYLAAAGVGKLGVADFDEVELHNLNRQTIHNENSIGISKVKSAEEFVKKLNHQVKFIGIEQKINEANAEEIISGFDIIIDGSDNFKTRYLVNDVCVKLKKPLVYGSILGFSGQVAIFNCNGSKNLRDIFPEPPFDENLPDCDSLGVLGALPGIVGSMMANLTLKIITDLPLHLNQLTLIDTLEWRFHTIDF is encoded by the coding sequence ATGAAAAACGAAGATGTTTTTGCACGATATAGTCGACAAATTTTTATAGAGGAAATAGGATTGGAAGGTCAGCGAAAAATTATGAATGCTAAAGTATTGGTGATTGGAGCAGGAGGTCTGGGAGGTTCTGTAATCCAATATTTAGCTGCAGCAGGAGTCGGTAAGTTAGGAGTAGCAGATTTTGATGAGGTTGAACTCCATAATTTGAACCGACAAACCATTCATAATGAAAACTCTATTGGGATTTCTAAAGTGAAAAGTGCTGAAGAATTTGTGAAAAAGCTAAATCATCAGGTTAAATTTATTGGAATAGAGCAAAAGATTAATGAGGCTAATGCAGAAGAAATTATTTCCGGGTTTGATATTATTATCGACGGGTCGGATAATTTTAAAACGAGATATTTAGTTAATGATGTTTGTGTGAAACTGAAAAAGCCTTTAGTGTACGGAAGTATTCTTGGTTTTTCAGGACAGGTTGCGATTTTCAATTGTAACGGAAGCAAAAATTTGCGGGATATTTTCCCAGAACCGCCTTTCGATGAAAATCTTCCTGATTGCGACAGCCTGGGAGTTCTGGGCGCATTACCAGGAATTGTAGGAAGTATGATGGCCAATCTGACCTTAAAAATAATAACGGATTTACCTTTACATTTAAATCAATTGACACTGATTGATACGTTGGAATGGAGATTCCATACAATTGATTTTTAA